From a single Pyxicephalus adspersus chromosome 11, UCB_Pads_2.0, whole genome shotgun sequence genomic region:
- the LOC140340931 gene encoding olfactory receptor 1C1-like: MADTNTTFLHDFIFMGFPRGQILFSFLIFLIYTTTVLGNLSVFSIVQVDSRLQSPMYFFLACLSLLDVCYSTVTLPAMLANAITGIKKISFNRCLTQLYFFVCFGGTECLFLAVMAYDRYVAICNPLHFTSTMNGKVCSYLVVGCWLSGSMNAVFHTMMTWKLTFCGTRHIKHYFCDVLPLLQAACSDIQDSQVVLHFVALFIGMAPFTLVANSYIRIISTILKIRSTEGRKKVFSTCSSHLIVVTVFYSTGIFTYNGPSSGDFFVFVRVSSLLYGIAPPLLNPIIYCLRNNEVKRAFRDFLTKLYISFKS; this comes from the coding sequence ATGGCAGAtaccaatacaacatttttgcaTGACTTCATCTTTATGGGATTTCCTAGAGGACagattttattctcatttttaatttttctaatttatacaaCGACTGTTCTAGGAAATCTCTCTGTTTTCAGCATCGTTCAGGTGGACAGCCGCCTCCAGtcaccaatgtattttttcctggcTTGTCTATCTTTATTAGATGTCTGTTACTCTACAGTTACTCTCCCAGCCATGTTGGCCAATGCCATAACGGGCATCAAGAAGATTTCCTTCAATAGATGTCTTACACAACTCTATTTCTTTGTTTGCTTTGGAGGAACAGAATGTCTTTTTTTAGCTGTCATGGCTTATGACCGATATGTGGCGATATGTAACCCCCTCCACTTCACCTCCACAATGAATGGGAAGGTCTGCTCATATCTTGTGGTGGGGTGCTGGCTCAGCGGATCCATGAATGCTGTATTTCATACCATGATGACTTGGAAACTAACTTTTTGTGGCACCCGACATATCAAACACTATTTCTGTGATGTTCTTCCATTATTACAAGCAGCTTGTAGTGATATACAGGACAGTCAGGTGGTCTTACACTTTGTTGCACTTTTTATTGGGATGGCTCCATTCACGCTTGTAGCAAATTCATACATCCGTATTATTTCCACCATACTCAAAATCCGTTCCACTGAAGGAAGGAAGAAGGTCTTCTCCACATGTTCATCCCACCTCATTGTTGTAACAGTGTTTTACTCAACTGGCATCTTCACCTATAATGGTCCAAGCTCTggagatttttttgtctttgttcgaGTGTCGTCTCTTCTGTATGGTATCGCCCCCCCATTGCTGAACCCGATTATTTACTGTCTGAGAAATAATGAGGTGAAGAGAGCCTTCAGGGATTTTCTTACTAAATTGTATATATCATTTAAATCATAA
- the LOC140340268 gene encoding olfactory receptor-like protein OLF3, which yields MTTTNETFLDIFTLLEFPEEHAILSLFIAAIYTMTVLGNLSVFSIIQVDSRLQSPMYFFLACLSLIDVCYSTVILPAMLANAITGNRKISFSRCLTQLYFFVCFGGTECLFLAVMAYDRYVAICNPLHYTTTMNGKVCTYLVVGCWLSGLINAVFHTMMTWKLTFCGARYIRHYFCDVLPLLQAACSDIQDSQVVLHVVTFFLGITPFILVTNSYIRIISTILKIRSTAGRQKVFSTCSSHLIVVTVFYSTSIFNYNSPNSGDSFVFVRVASLLYSIVPPLLNPIVYCLRNNEVKRAFRDVFTKLYMLFR from the coding sequence ATGACAACCACAAATGAGACTTTCTTGGACATCTTTACTCTATTGGAGTTTCCAGAGGAACATGCAATATTATCGCTTTTCATTGCTGCAATCTACACAATGACTGTTTTAGGAAATCTCTCTGTTTTCAGCATCATTCAGGTAGACAGCCGCCTCCAGtcaccaatgtattttttcttggcTTGTCTATCACTTATAGATGTCTGTTACTCTACGGTTATTCTCCCAGCCATGTTGGCCAATGCCATAACGGGCAACAGGAAGATTTCCTTCAGTAGATGTCTTACACAACTCTATTTCTTTGTTTGCTTTGGAGGAACAGAATGTCTTTTTTTAGCTGTCATGGCTTATGACCGATATGTGGCGATATGTAACCCCCTCCACTACACCACCACAATGAATGGGAAAGTCTGTACATACCTTGTGGTTGGGTGCTGGCTCAGCGGATTAATAAATGCTGTGTTTCATACTATGATGACTTGGAAGCTAACTTTTTGTGGTGCCCGATATATCAGACACTACTTCTGTGATGTTCTCCCATTACTACAAGCAGCTTGTAGTGATATACAGGACAGTCAGGTGGTATTACatgttgttacattttttcttggcATAACACCATTCATACTTGTTACAAATTCATACATTCGTATTATTTCCACCATACTGAAAATCCGCTCTACCGCGGGAAGGCAGAAGGTCTTCTCTACATGTTCATCCCACCTCATTGTTGTAACAGTGTTTTATTCTACTTCTATCTTCAACTATAACAGTCCAAACTCTGGAGATTCCTTTGTCTTTGTCCGAGTGGCATCTCTTCTGTACAGTATTGTTCCCCCATTGCTGAACCCAATTGTTTACTGTCTAAGAAATAATGAAGTGAAGAGAGCCTTTAGGGATGTTTTTACTAAATTATACATGTTATTTAGGTAA
- the LOC140340318 gene encoding olfactory receptor 5V1-like, which translates to METKNESSLDEFHLLGFSKGPIICSVLIAVTYAITITGNLAVFSIIHVNRHLHTPMYFFLSCLSALDVCYATVTLPMMLVHSITGNTKISFNRCLVQIYFFVSCGGAESLLLASMAYDRYVAICNPLRYMLIMNKKFCLGLMAGCWFLGSGNSMLHTFMTLKLTFCRGRHINHYFCDVIPILEIACSNIHSSHVVLHVDTAVLGLSTFLIVINSYVRIITTILKIQSSAGRRKVFSTCSAHLIVITIFYITGSFSYNSPKSGDFLNKVRISSILYSILPPLLNPVIYCLRNREVKMAFKKAFVKL; encoded by the coding sequence ATGGAGACTAAAAATGAGAGTTCTTTGGATGAATTTCATTTGTTGGGGTTTTCCAAGGGTCCAATCATATGTTCAGTACTAATTGCTGTAACCTATGCAATCACTATTACTGGGAATCTTGCTGTTTTTAGCATCATTCATGTTAACAGACACCTTCACACtcccatgtacttttttttgaGTTGTCTATCTGCATTAGATGTTTGTTATGCAACAGTTACTCTTCCCATGATGTTGGTCCACTCCATAACAGGGAACACAAAGATTTCCTTTAACAGATGTTTGGTGCAGATATATTTTTTCGTCTCCTGTGGAGGAGCTGAAAGCCTTCTTTTGGCTTCCATGGCCTATGACCGATATGTGGCCATATGCAACCCACTACGATATATGCTTATAATGAACAAAAAGTTCTGCTTAGGTTTAATGGCAGGCTGCTGGTTTTTGGGTTCCGGGAACTCCATGCTTCACACCTTCATGACCTTAAAATTGACTTTTTGTAGAGGTCGGCACATCAACCATTATTTCTGTGATGTTATTCCTATTTTGGAAATTGCTTGTAGCAATATACATAGCAGTCATGTAGTACTTCATGTAGACACAGCTGTTCTAGGACTGTCGACCTTTCTAATTGTTATTAATTCCTATGTACGTATCATCACCACCATACTGAAAATCCAGTCGTCTGCTGGAAGGAGGAAAGTCTTCTCCACATGTTCTGCCCACCTCATTGTtatcacaatattctatataACTGGAAGCTTCAGCTACAATAGTCCAAAATCTGGAGATTTCCTAAACAAAGTTCGAATCTCATCTATTTTATACAGCATTCTTCCACCATTACTGAATCCTGTGATTTACTGCTTGAGGAACAGAGAAGTGAAGATGGCTTTCAAAAAAGCATTTGTGAAGCTTTGA
- the LOC140341394 gene encoding olfactory receptor 5B21-like, with amino-acid sequence MADTNTTFLNEFILLGFPREQVLLYLLISLIYIMTVLGNLTVFSIVQVDNHLQSPMYFFLACLSLLDVFYSTVTLPAMLANAITGNRKISFNRCLTQLYFFVCFGGTECLLLAVMAYDRYVAICNPLHYTTTMNENVCSYLVMVCWLCGLGNATFNTMMTWKLTFCGTQHIRHYFCDVLPLLQAACSDIQDSQVVLHFVAFFFGIAPFILIANSYIRIIFAILKIRSSTGRKKVFSTCSSHLIVVTVFYLTGMVNYNSPSSGDFLAFVRVSSLMYGVVPPLLNPIIYCLRNNEVKRALRDVLTKLYISFK; translated from the coding sequence ATGGCAgatacaaatacaacatttttgaatGAATTTATCTTATTGGGATTTCCAAGAGAACAGGTTTTACTCTATCTTTTAATTTCTCTAATCTACATAATGACTGTTCTAGGAAATCTCACCGTTTTCAGCATTGTACAAGTTGACAACCATCTGCAGtcaccaatgtattttttcctggcTTGTCTATCCCTATTAGATGTTTTTTATTCTACCGTTACCCTCCCAGCCATGTTGGCCAATGCCATAACGGGCAACAGGAAGATTTCCTTCAATAGATGTCTTACACAACTCTATTTCTTTGTTTGCTTTGGAGGAACAGAATGTCTTCTTTTGGCTGTCATGGCTTATGACCGATATGTGGCGATATGTAACCCCCTCCACTACACCACCACAATGAATGAGAACGTCTGTTCATATCTCGTAATGGTGTGCTGGCTCTGTGGATTGGGGAATGCGACCTTTAACACCATGATGACTTGGAAACTAACTTTTTGTGGCACCCAACATATCAGACACTACTTCTGTGATGTTCTTCCATTGCTACAAGCAGCTTGTAGTGATATACAGGACAGTCAGGTGGTCTTAcactttgttgcatttttttttgggatagCTCCATTTATACTTATAGCAAATTCCTACATCCGTATTATTTTCGCCATACTTAAAATACGCTCTTCCACAGGAAGGAAGAAGGTCTTCTCCACATGTTCATCCCACCTCATTGTTGTAACAGTGTTTTACCTAACTGGCATGGTCAACTATAACAGTCCAAGCTCTGGAGATTTTTTAGCCTTTGTTCGAGTGTCGTCTTTAATGTACGGTGTTGTCCCACCATTGCTGAACCCGATTATTTACTGTCTGAGAAATAACGAGGTGAAGAGAGCCTTGAGGGATGTTCTTACTAAATTATATATCTCATTTAAATGA